A genomic region of Anas acuta chromosome 25, bAnaAcu1.1, whole genome shotgun sequence contains the following coding sequences:
- the LOC137844603 gene encoding von Willebrand factor A domain-containing protein 5A-like — protein sequence MPGEVTEPSIWATVLAVTWLQKKNRYYQGLCELLEAKAVTWLCSRAASQLDKCLEAANTLLESSVELVAGRTAENMTDTSMVGSCSILLPQ from the exons ATGCCTGGTGAG GTCACGGAGCCAAGCATCTGGGCCACAGTACTGGCTGTGACctggctgcagaagaaaaacaggtatTATCAAGGCCTATGTGAGTTGCTGGAGGCCAAGGCTGTGACCTGGCTGTGCAGCCGAGCTG CGTCCCAGTTGGACAAATGCCTGGAGGCAGCCAACACCCTCCTCGAGAGCAGCGTGGAgcttgttgcaggaagaacggccgaaaacatgacagacactagtatggttggatcatgctccattttattaccccaatag